The Paenibacillus spongiae nucleotide sequence GATCGGTCAAGGACCGGTTGGCCATACAGATCGATGAAGTAGTCAGTGAAGGAGTTGAAGAAGATTATGACCAGTAAAGACTACTTGTCGCAAGAAGAAATCGATGCCTTGCTGCGTCAGTCCTCCGATCAGCCGGATATGCCTTCGGCAGATGAGACAGGGGAGCTAAATACATATTTAAACTCCATGGAGCAAGATGCGCTTGGTGAGATCGGCAATATAACCTTCGGCAGTGCGGCAACGGCGCTGTCCACCCTGCTGGGGAAGAAAGTCGATATTACGACGCCGGAAGTATCTCTTATTCGCAGAGACCAGCTGGATAATGAATTTCCGAAGCCGCATGTGGCCGTATCCGTTCATTATGTGGACGGCTTTCAAGGGATCAATTCATTAGTGATCCGAACGGCCGACGCGCAAACGATAGCGGATTTGATGCTGGGCGGCGAAGGAAAAGTGCTGGGCGACGAATTGAACGATATTCATATCAGCGCCGTTCAGGAAGCGATGAACCAGATGATGGGTTCTTCCGCCACCTCGATGTCAACGATATTCAACCGCTTCGTCAACATTTCGCCACCGGGCATTGACATACTGAATGTTTCGAACGGTGAGGGCATCGACAGCCTTCCGCCCGACGATAAATTCATTAAAATTGCTTTTCGACTCCGAATCGGAGAGCTGATCGATTCGACGATCATGCAGCTGCTTCCGATTAAGTTCGCCAAAGAAATGGTCGATACGCTGATGGGCGGTACGTCTGAACCGGCCGCAGCGGAAGCTCCGGCACCAAGCGTGCAAGCGCCTGCCGCAAGCGCGCCGTCCGCGCCTCCGGTATACGCCGAAGCGGCCATTCCCGCACAAGCGCAGCAGGCTCCGCAGGCCTCGTATCCGCCGCCTATGCCGCCTATGTCGCAGCCCTATGCTGCTGCGCCGAGCGTACCGCAAACATATGGCGGGCTGCCTGGCCGAAACGTCAATGTACAGCCTGTACAGTTCGCGAATTTTCAAGGCGCGCCTTATGTGCAAGCGGAAGAATCGAACCTTAATTTATTGCTCGACATCCCGTTGAAGGTAACGGTAGAATTAGGAAGGACTCAGAAGCAAATTAAGGATATTCTTGAGTTGTCGCAAGGATCCATCATTGAGCTGGACAAGCTGGCCGGAGAACCGGTCGATATTCTGGTCAACAACAAATTAATCGCGAAAGGCGAAGTTGTCGTTATCGACGAGAATTTTGGCGTCAGGGTCACCGATATTGTCAGCCAATGGGACAGGATCCAAAAACTGCAGTAAGCCGCAAGGATCAGGGGAGTTAGGCAACACCAAAACACAGATAGGAATCTAGGAGGAACACACGATGGCAAACCGCATTTTGATCGTAGACGACGCAGCTTTCATGCGAATGATGATTCGCGACATTTTGACGAAGAACGGGTACGAGGTAGTCGGAGAAGCGCAGGACGGCGCCCAGGCGATTGAGAAGTTCAAGGAGTTGAAGCCGGATCTGACGACAATGGACATTACCATGCCGGAGATGGACGGCATCGTCGCGCTGAAAGAGATTAAGAAAATTGATGGCAACGCAAAAGTCATTATGTGTTCCGCAATGGGACAACAGGCTATGGTGATCGACGCGATTCAAGCAGGAGCGAAGGATTTCATCGTGAAACCGTTCCAGGCCGACCGCGTGATCGAGGCCATCAAAAAAACACTCGGTTAACGAGCGATGAAACAACGGCAAACTTTACGGCTTGCAGGACTTTCCTTCGTCTACTGGCTGATGACGGCAGGATGGGCTGCAGCAGAAGAAACAGTGGATTCACCAATGAACGACAAGCCACCGGTTATACCAGCCTCCAGTATAACCGGTTACTTGATCTGGGTCATATTCGCACTGCTGCTCGTCATTGGCCTGATTGTGCTCGTCATTAAGCTGCTGTCGAAGCGCAGTCGCGGATGGGGAGCTAATCGCTCGCTGCGCTCGCTTGGCGGCATACCGCTTGGCCAGAACAAGTCTCTGCAGGTCGTTGAATTATCCGGACGAATCTATGTAGTCGGCGTGGGCGAGAACGTGTCCTTGCTTGACAAAATCGATGACCCGGTTGAAGCGCAGATGGTGCTGGACGATATGCAGCAGCAAACCGGCCAAGTATGGAACGCCACATCCTTGAAAGATATGGTGGGCCGATTCCGCAACCGCAATACGGATTCTTCTGCCGGGCCGAATGATGAACGGTGGCAGGAGTCAGAGTCTTTCCAGACCTTGCTGAACAATCGTATGAAGCGTCAAGCGGAGAACAAACAGAAGATGGAAGAGCTACTCAAAGAGCAAAATCAAAACGATCGGTTGTTGGACGAATGAATAAAAAAATCGTAATTTCACTTGTTATGCTTCAGCTTGTCGGGCTGGTACTCGCTTCCCATACGTTCGCCGAGCCTCTGCCCAATGTCAGTGTGAGTATTGGCGGTGAAGGGGAGCAGCCGGGAACGAGCGCATTGTCGCTGCTTCTCATTATTACGGTATTGAGCGTAGCGCCTGCCATTCTCGTACTGATGACCAGCTTCACCCGGATCGCTATCGTCCTCGGCTTTGTCCGGACTTCGCTCGGCACGAATCAGATGCCGCCGAATCAGGTGCTGATCGGGCTGGCCATGTTCCTAACGTTCTTCATCATGGCCCCTACATTCGGACAAGTAAACGAGGTTGCGCTTCAGCCCTACTTGAAAGGGGAAATTACCCAGACGGAGGCGCTGGACAAGGCGGCCGATCCAATGAAAAAGTTTATGTTCAACCAGACGCGGGAGAAAGATCTGCTGCTGTTCATGAACTATACGAAGACAGAGAAGCCCCGTACATATGAAGATATTCCGCTTACAGTACTGGTGCCTGCTTTTGCGCTAAGTGAATTGAGAACAGCCTTTCAAATGGGCTTTCTGATCTTCATTCCGTTCCTGATCATCGACATGG carries:
- a CDS encoding flagellar biosynthetic protein FliO: MKQRQTLRLAGLSFVYWLMTAGWAAAEETVDSPMNDKPPVIPASSITGYLIWVIFALLLVIGLIVLVIKLLSKRSRGWGANRSLRSLGGIPLGQNKSLQVVELSGRIYVVGVGENVSLLDKIDDPVEAQMVLDDMQQQTGQVWNATSLKDMVGRFRNRNTDSSAGPNDERWQESESFQTLLNNRMKRQAENKQKMEELLKEQNQNDRLLDE
- the fliY gene encoding flagellar motor switch phosphatase FliY, encoding MTSKDYLSQEEIDALLRQSSDQPDMPSADETGELNTYLNSMEQDALGEIGNITFGSAATALSTLLGKKVDITTPEVSLIRRDQLDNEFPKPHVAVSVHYVDGFQGINSLVIRTADAQTIADLMLGGEGKVLGDELNDIHISAVQEAMNQMMGSSATSMSTIFNRFVNISPPGIDILNVSNGEGIDSLPPDDKFIKIAFRLRIGELIDSTIMQLLPIKFAKEMVDTLMGGTSEPAAAEAPAPSVQAPAASAPSAPPVYAEAAIPAQAQQAPQASYPPPMPPMSQPYAAAPSVPQTYGGLPGRNVNVQPVQFANFQGAPYVQAEESNLNLLLDIPLKVTVELGRTQKQIKDILELSQGSIIELDKLAGEPVDILVNNKLIAKGEVVVIDENFGVRVTDIVSQWDRIQKLQ
- the fliP gene encoding flagellar type III secretion system pore protein FliP (The bacterial flagellar biogenesis protein FliP forms a type III secretion system (T3SS)-type pore required for flagellar assembly.), with protein sequence MNKKIVISLVMLQLVGLVLASHTFAEPLPNVSVSIGGEGEQPGTSALSLLLIITVLSVAPAILVLMTSFTRIAIVLGFVRTSLGTNQMPPNQVLIGLAMFLTFFIMAPTFGQVNEVALQPYLKGEITQTEALDKAADPMKKFMFNQTREKDLLLFMNYTKTEKPRTYEDIPLTVLVPAFALSELRTAFQMGFLIFIPFLIIDMVVSSTLMAMGMMMLPPVMISLPFKILLFVMVDGWYLIVKSLLLSFNM
- a CDS encoding response regulator; translation: MANRILIVDDAAFMRMMIRDILTKNGYEVVGEAQDGAQAIEKFKELKPDLTTMDITMPEMDGIVALKEIKKIDGNAKVIMCSAMGQQAMVIDAIQAGAKDFIVKPFQADRVIEAIKKTLG